One part of the Haliotis asinina isolate JCU_RB_2024 chromosome 2, JCU_Hal_asi_v2, whole genome shotgun sequence genome encodes these proteins:
- the LOC137271982 gene encoding neuronal acetylcholine receptor subunit alpha-9-like yields MRIIIMLVISMVPYAVGQNTSSRLKHQMFRDTLLQGYPKDIPPLPSEDPYVVNVNVTFFLLYVQGLDVASQVLTVFGTMAFMWYDPLLVWNNSSHETPSYLNLKTNEIWTPPLMFSNNADDSPLDTANALIYSFGDGHVTMAITDMFHTQCYIDVTHYPFDSQQCSIFLNSYLCYTFNTTKYDSNPFTRSLGKSVEWKVENVSSRVEKVPNLHGLDKVARIVFCLSREYTFYLLTVITPVSLLSVMNACAFLLPAESGEKISYLISILVTYAVFLNFVIEVLPKSGTPSRLAIYLILVFCQSCAAILTTLGLLNLYQGADHKNQSSSRVTNSGDGPHQDMPSAKVSPLETEVSEAKVPKTRGKKWIQSLERKLFLVFLAFAVLSFIILFV; encoded by the coding sequence ATGCGGATCATTATCATGTTGGTTATTTCAATGGTACCATATGCTGTTGGTCAGAACACATCGAGCAGATTAAAACATCAGATGTTTCGAGACACTCTCCTTCAGGGATACCCAAAGGACATTCCGCCATTACCCTCAGAAGACCCATACGTGGTCAATGTGAACGTGACCTTCTTCCTACTTTACGTCCAGGGTCTCGACGTCGCTAGTCAAGTCCTCACTGTATTTGGAACGATGGCTTTTATGTGGTATGACCCACTTCTTGTCTGGAACAATTCATCACACGAGACTCCATCGTATCTGAATCTGAAGACAAATGAAATCTGGACGCCACCATTAATGTTTTCCAACAATGCGGATGACTCTCCATTAGACACTGCCAATGCCTTGATATATAGCTTTGGAGATGGTCACGTTACCATGGCAATCACTGACATGTTCCATACTCAGTGTTACATCGATGTCACACATTATCCTTTTGACAGCCAGCAGTGTAGCATCTTCCTCAATTCTTACCTTTGTTACACTTTCAACACCACTAAGTATGACTCCAACCCTTTCACCAGAAGTTTGGGGAAGAGTGTCGAATGGAAGGTAGAGAATGTTTCCTCGCGCGTAGAAAAAGTGCCAAATCTTCATGGCCTTGACAAGGTTGCCAGAATTGTCTTTTGTCTTTCACGTGAGTACACGTTTTATCTTCTGACTGTAATCACACCCGTGTCTCTGTTGTCCGTGATGAACGCCTGTGCCTTCCTTTTGCCTGCCGAGTCGGGAGAGAAGATCTCCTACCTCATCTCAATCCTCGTCACGTACGCTGTGTTCCTCAATTTCGTCATCGAAGTGTTGCCCAAGTCTGGAACTCCGTCCCGTCTCGCCATTTACCTGATCCTGGTGTTCTGTCAAAGTTGTGCCGCCATCTTGACTACACTTGGCCTCCTCAACCTGTATCAAGGAGCAGACCACAAGAATCAGTCCAGCTCTCGGGTGACGAATTCTGGTGATGGACCTCATCAGGATATGCCAAGTGCAAAGGTGTCTCCGCTTGAAACTGAAGTCAGTGAGGCAAAAGTCCCGAAGACGCGAGGGAAGAAATGGATCCAATCACTGGAGAGAAAACTGTTTTTGGTTTTCCTGGCATTTGCCGTGTTGtctttcattattttgtttgtgtag
- the LOC137272837 gene encoding ER membrane protein complex subunit 6-like isoform X1: MATTIAVRTRKSRRADVVAYSELAVRGNSSIIEYCRTSLSALSGATAGILGLTALYGFAFYFITAFLLSMMLLIKAGSRWNSYFVSRRIPFFNGVFGGLFTYVLFWTFLYGMVHVY; this comes from the exons ATGGCGACCACCATAGCAGTCCGTACTCGAAAGAGCCGCCGGG CAGATGTGGTGGCGTACAGTGAACTGGCAGTGCGAGGAAACTCATCCATCATTGAATACTGTCGTACTTCTCTGTCAGCATTGTCTGGGGCTACGGCTGGCATCCTAGGATTGACGGCTCTATATGGCTTTGCTTTCTACTTCATCACAGCCTTCCTGTTGTCA ATGATGTTGTTGATAAAGGCAGGGTCAAGATGGAACAGTTATTTTGTCAGCAGGAGGATTCCCTTCTTCAACGGAGTCTTTGGTGGCTTATTC ACATATGTTTTATTCTGGAC GTTTTTGTATGGGATGGTTCACGTATACTAG
- the LOC137272837 gene encoding ER membrane protein complex subunit 6-like isoform X2, which translates to MATTIAVRTRKSRRDVVAYSELAVRGNSSIIEYCRTSLSALSGATAGILGLTALYGFAFYFITAFLLSMMLLIKAGSRWNSYFVSRRIPFFNGVFGGLFTYVLFWTFLYGMVHVY; encoded by the exons ATGGCGACCACCATAGCAGTCCGTACTCGAAAGAGCCGCCGGG ATGTGGTGGCGTACAGTGAACTGGCAGTGCGAGGAAACTCATCCATCATTGAATACTGTCGTACTTCTCTGTCAGCATTGTCTGGGGCTACGGCTGGCATCCTAGGATTGACGGCTCTATATGGCTTTGCTTTCTACTTCATCACAGCCTTCCTGTTGTCA ATGATGTTGTTGATAAAGGCAGGGTCAAGATGGAACAGTTATTTTGTCAGCAGGAGGATTCCCTTCTTCAACGGAGTCTTTGGTGGCTTATTC ACATATGTTTTATTCTGGAC GTTTTTGTATGGGATGGTTCACGTATACTAG